The genomic window GGACTTCGCCTTTATGTTCATTCCGGCCGAGGGAATCTACTATGACTTGCTTATCAATCAGGTTGGAGCTATTAAATCCAACACCCATGCTTTAATAGAATACGCCTTTAAGGAAAGGCATGTCATTATTGTTTCACCAACATCATTTTTGGCTTATTTACAGACAGTTTTACAGGGTTTAAGAGCTTTACAAATAGAGGAATCAGCCAAAGAAATCAGAAAAAGAGTAGAGGAGTTGGGCAAGCATATTTTGGCCTATGACGAGTATTTAAAAAAACTCGGCGCCAATCTTTCCACCACTGTCAACTCATATAATAATGCCTATAAAGAATTTAACAAAATGGATAAAGACGTGATAAAAATTGCCGGTGGAGACAAAACAATTGAACCGGTGCAAATAGAGAAACCAATAATGGATGAATAATCCCTAGGAGCGGTCTTGACTTTCCCGCCAATTTATACTATTATATCCACGCTCTCAAATTTGAATCATTAATGTAAACTATGCCAAATCTACAAAATGCAAAGAAAGCTTTGCGACAAAATGCAAAACGCGCAGCCGCAAACGCCATCAAACGCGACGCGTTTAGAACCGCAATCAAGAAGGCCTTAAAAGATAAATCAGCCGAAGCGATTAAAGCGGCCCAACAAGCGCTTGATAAAGCCGCCAAGACCGGCGTGATCAAAAAAAATACCGCAGCTCGAAGGTTATCCAGATTGGTAAAAAAGATAGCCGCGAAGTAATCCGCAAACAGATCAGATTTTTCCCACAAACAAATCAATAAGCAATGACTGGTCGCCCTGACCGGTTTTTGTTTTAATATCAATATCAAGAAGCTGTTTGTAAACTTCCTTTAATTTGGCCAGAGAATACCGTTTCATCAAAGGTAAACTTTTTTTAACCACAAACGGATGCAATTCCA from Patescibacteria group bacterium includes these protein-coding regions:
- the rpsT gene encoding 30S ribosomal protein S20, which translates into the protein MPNLQNAKKALRQNAKRAAANAIKRDAFRTAIKKALKDKSAEAIKAAQQALDKAAKTGVIKKNTAARRLSRLVKKIAAK